Proteins encoded within one genomic window of Leptolyngbya sp. 'hensonii':
- the fldA gene encoding flavodoxin FldA — MAKIGLFYGTQTGNTQTAAEFIQKEFGGDSVVEIYDISGVDADDFKQYECLIVGCPTWNIGELQSDWEGFYDELDTIDFVGKKVAYFGAGDQIGYADNFQDAMGILEEKISSLGGTTVGYWPTNGYEHSESKAVKNGKFVGLAIDEDNQSDLTDTRIKVWVAQLKQEFGV, encoded by the coding sequence ATGGCAAAGATCGGTCTGTTTTATGGCACTCAGACAGGCAACACTCAAACTGCTGCAGAGTTCATTCAAAAAGAATTTGGTGGTGATAGTGTTGTAGAGATATACGATATCTCTGGTGTCGATGCAGATGACTTTAAGCAGTATGAGTGTCTGATTGTTGGTTGTCCCACATGGAATATTGGGGAATTGCAAAGCGACTGGGAAGGTTTCTACGATGAGTTGGATACCATTGATTTTGTCGGAAAGAAGGTGGCGTATTTTGGGGCAGGTGATCAGATTGGTTATGCCGATAATTTCCAAGATGCAATGGGCATTTTAGAGGAGAAAATTTCATCGCTGGGCGGCACAACAGTGGGTTATTGGCCGACTAATGGCTATGAACACAGCGAATCGAAAGCGGTGAAGAACGGCAAGTTTGTGGGACTGGCGATCGACGAAGACAATCAATCAGACCTGACCGATACACGCATCAAAGTCTGGGTGGCTCAGTTGAAGCAAGAATTTGGGGTTTAG
- a CDS encoding TonB-dependent siderophore receptor has translation MRSQVWLILAGLCSLGWVLPSEAEESGQVRETPSPEPPIVRLRDRAISLQQRQQPATTVKDWIAQIEAATVKVTRVSLDRTDAGLQITLETAEGKPLQIDATKFRTEGNKLIADISNAILTLPGGQEFRAENPTTDIVTLQITQRTIETIQVVVVGNGILPTTEVVLKTGSFAYVLNPEEEGTDQEIVVTGSRPAGYNVPNASVGTGTDTPVLETPFSVQVVPKEVLQDQQVIRLEDALTNISSISSAGNNGGREAAFSIRGFGNQFAGSVPTLRDGYRLYGNFQGISELANVDRVEVLKGPASILYGEIEPGGVINLTSKKPLAQPLYEAELQVGSRRLIRPRIDLTGPLTPDGRLLYRLNALYQTDRTFRNFITDTNRYAIAPALQWKVDDRTDLSLNLEYLNQTGPADFGISRFGNGVAPVSREFVINNPDDSITTNYLSTGYNLEYRFNEEWKLRNSFRYVSYDYNYSVVALPLVVQNSTILRFFADQDGQDRSYSFFTSVVGKFSTGSIRHTLTAGVDLNWSESSILTLFGNPAPLDIFNPNYDLFPKPNRADLVLFGNTLTTANRLGFYLQDQVYLLESLILVAGFRYDTISSKTSNVATAFTPGGMTQQTDDALTPRVGLLYRPVPELALFANYSQSFKPSTATTATGGILKPERGEGFEVGVKTELLNQKLLATLTYFDITKKNVGVADPNNPLFSIAVGEQNSRGVELDISGELLPGWKVITSYAYIDARVTNDTDTTLIGNQLFGIPHNKASLWTTYEIQQGDLQGLGFGIGLEYADSRFGDLANSFRVGSYFIGNAGIFYRRDNYRIALNIRNFSNASYIRALTGNDGGIEPGEPLTVIGSVGIQF, from the coding sequence ATGCGATCTCAGGTTTGGTTGATTCTGGCGGGTCTTTGTTCCTTGGGATGGGTGTTACCGTCTGAGGCGGAGGAGAGTGGGCAAGTGCGTGAGACCCCATCCCCTGAGCCACCCATTGTGCGCCTGCGCGATCGTGCGATATCCCTGCAGCAGCGCCAGCAACCAGCGACTACCGTCAAGGATTGGATTGCCCAAATCGAAGCTGCCACCGTTAAAGTTACTCGGGTGAGCCTCGATCGTACTGATGCAGGCTTGCAGATTACCCTGGAGACGGCTGAAGGCAAACCTCTGCAAATTGATGCAACGAAATTCCGCACGGAGGGCAACAAGTTAATTGCCGATATTTCGAATGCGATTCTGACCTTGCCGGGAGGTCAGGAATTTCGGGCTGAAAACCCGACAACCGATATTGTCACCCTGCAAATTACGCAAAGGACGATCGAGACCATTCAGGTGGTAGTGGTGGGGAATGGTATCCTCCCAACGACCGAAGTGGTCCTGAAAACAGGCAGCTTTGCCTATGTGCTGAATCCAGAAGAGGAGGGCACTGACCAGGAAATTGTGGTGACCGGGAGCAGACCTGCAGGCTACAACGTCCCCAACGCTTCCGTGGGCACGGGCACCGACACCCCAGTTCTGGAGACGCCCTTTTCAGTGCAGGTTGTTCCCAAGGAGGTTCTGCAGGATCAGCAGGTGATCCGCCTTGAAGATGCCCTGACCAACATCAGTAGCATCTCTTCAGCAGGCAATAACGGTGGACGGGAGGCTGCCTTCAGTATTCGCGGTTTTGGCAACCAGTTTGCTGGATCGGTGCCCACCCTCAGGGATGGGTATCGTCTTTATGGCAATTTTCAGGGGATTTCAGAACTGGCGAATGTCGATCGGGTGGAAGTCTTGAAAGGGCCTGCTTCCATTTTGTATGGGGAAATTGAACCGGGTGGGGTGATTAATCTGACCTCTAAAAAGCCCCTGGCTCAGCCCTTATACGAAGCTGAACTTCAGGTGGGCAGTCGCAGGCTCATCCGGCCTCGAATTGATCTGACTGGCCCCCTGACCCCAGATGGTCGTCTGTTATATCGCCTGAATGCACTCTATCAGACCGATCGCACTTTCCGTAACTTTATCACTGACACCAATCGATACGCCATTGCCCCAGCCTTGCAATGGAAAGTAGACGATCGTACCGATTTATCCCTGAACCTGGAATACCTGAACCAGACGGGTCCGGCTGATTTTGGCATTTCCCGATTCGGGAACGGAGTGGCACCCGTTTCACGGGAATTTGTCATCAATAACCCGGATGACTCCATCACCACCAACTATTTGAGTACAGGCTACAATCTCGAATACCGTTTCAACGAGGAATGGAAACTACGGAATAGTTTCCGCTATGTCAGCTATGACTATAACTACAGTGTGGTCGCCCTCCCCTTAGTCGTCCAGAACTCAACCATCTTGCGCTTTTTTGCCGATCAAGATGGTCAAGACCGTTCCTACTCTTTCTTCACCAGTGTGGTCGGTAAATTCTCTACAGGTTCCATCAGACATACCCTGACCGCAGGCGTTGACCTGAACTGGAGTGAATCCAGCATTCTCACCCTGTTTGGTAATCCGGCTCCTCTGGATATTTTTAACCCCAATTACGATTTATTTCCAAAACCCAATCGGGCTGACCTGGTCCTGTTTGGCAATACGCTCACGACCGCGAACCGCCTGGGCTTTTACTTACAGGACCAGGTTTATCTGCTGGAAAGCCTGATCCTGGTGGCGGGTTTTCGCTACGACACCATCAGTAGCAAAACCAGCAATGTGGCCACCGCTTTTACGCCAGGAGGGATGACCCAGCAAACGGATGATGCCCTGACGCCACGGGTCGGATTGTTGTATCGGCCTGTTCCAGAACTGGCCCTCTTTGCTAACTATTCTCAATCCTTCAAACCCAGCACCGCCACCACTGCCACTGGCGGGATTTTAAAACCAGAAAGGGGGGAGGGCTTTGAAGTGGGCGTGAAGACCGAGCTATTGAACCAGAAGTTGTTAGCAACCCTAACCTACTTTGATATCACGAAGAAAAATGTGGGCGTGGCCGATCCCAATAATCCCCTGTTTTCGATCGCCGTTGGGGAGCAAAATAGCCGGGGGGTTGAACTGGATATCTCTGGAGAACTGTTACCCGGATGGAAGGTGATCACCTCCTACGCTTACATTGATGCCAGAGTTACAAATGACACAGATACCACCCTCATCGGTAATCAACTTTTTGGTATTCCCCACAACAAGGCCAGTTTATGGACAACTTATGAAATTCAGCAAGGAGATTTGCAAGGACTGGGCTTTGGTATTGGGCTGGAATATGCGGATAGTCGTTTTGGGGATCTGGCCAATAGTTTCCGGGTGGGCAGCTATTTCATTGGCAATGCCGGAATCTTTTATCGGCGGGACAACTACCGCATTGCCCTTAATATTCGGAACTTCTCTAATGCCAGCTATATTCGAGCATTAACTGGCAATGATGGCGGTATTGAACCCGGTGAACCCTTAACCGTAATTGGCTCCGTGGGGATTCAGTTTTAA
- a CDS encoding AraC family transcriptional regulator: MPPLTISESACDALWQKTNPAPQLIDPADPLDRLFRIPPELGRGFYRKIEWQAGFDMTIEDYRLHQDLTRQIPEHHHPIQMGFLLQGCNRYRGIEAVRSGMNWFCGTGLASGGLYEESATQQILRVEIHVAPCIYESMVMTGGEVPPDLAHLFRSLEESYFYRYGVVTPEMQLALRQLLGCPYQGLTKRMYLESKILELLALMTEQEKSGLSSLPLPFDEVDRIHAARKILIQRINHPPSLMELARLVGVNDNALKRGFRQVFGTTVFGYLHDYRLEQARQLLASGELKVAEVATAIGFESRSYFSIAFRKKFGMNPKDYQIQCRKSA, from the coding sequence ATGCCCCCGCTGACGATTTCTGAATCAGCCTGTGATGCCCTATGGCAGAAAACAAATCCAGCCCCACAACTGATCGATCCTGCAGATCCTCTGGACAGGCTATTTAGGATTCCGCCTGAGTTGGGGCGCGGCTTTTATCGAAAAATTGAATGGCAGGCTGGGTTTGATATGACGATCGAGGATTATCGATTGCATCAGGATCTGACCCGCCAGATCCCAGAACATCACCATCCGATCCAGATGGGGTTTTTGTTGCAGGGATGCAACCGCTATCGGGGAATAGAAGCTGTCAGGTCAGGAATGAACTGGTTCTGTGGCACAGGGTTAGCATCAGGAGGGTTGTACGAAGAGTCTGCAACCCAGCAAATCCTCCGAGTGGAGATCCACGTCGCACCCTGTATCTATGAGTCGATGGTCATGACAGGGGGGGAGGTACCACCGGATCTGGCCCACCTGTTCCGGAGTTTAGAGGAGTCATATTTTTATCGGTACGGTGTCGTGACACCAGAGATGCAGCTTGCCTTACGGCAATTACTGGGTTGCCCTTACCAAGGACTGACCAAACGGATGTATCTGGAAAGTAAAATTCTGGAACTGTTGGCGCTGATGACGGAGCAGGAGAAATCGGGTCTGTCATCCCTGCCGTTACCCTTTGATGAGGTCGATCGCATTCATGCAGCCCGAAAGATTTTAATACAACGGATCAACCATCCTCCCTCCCTGATGGAACTGGCCCGATTGGTCGGGGTAAATGACAATGCCCTAAAGCGTGGTTTTCGACAAGTATTTGGCACGACTGTGTTTGGCTATTTACATGACTATCGCCTAGAACAGGCACGGCAGCTACTTGCGAGTGGTGAGCTGAAGGTGGCAGAAGTCGCGACTGCGATCGGGTTTGAAAGTCGGAGCTATTTCTCGATCGCCTTTCGGAAGAAATTTGGCATGAATCCCAAGGATTATCAGATCCAGTGCAGAAAATCCGCCTAG
- a CDS encoding Uma2 family endonuclease: MSQPISSAYNFGQRWHSSQNDPYAPQPDAALFIGASSGGPVRLSNDDYIEGAPELLAEIAASSAAIDLGDKKRAYRRNGVQEYLVWRVYDRQIDWFRLQDGDYVSLPVDEQGIMRSQVFPGLWLAVSAMLSGEMQAVLAALNLGLSSTEYLVFKQRLAIPQS; this comes from the coding sequence TTGAGCCAGCCTATAAGTTCAGCCTATAATTTTGGACAGCGATGGCATTCCAGTCAGAACGATCCCTATGCTCCTCAACCAGATGCAGCCTTGTTTATTGGCGCATCATCAGGGGGGCCGGTTCGGTTAAGTAACGATGATTACATTGAGGGGGCACCGGAACTTCTGGCAGAAATTGCAGCGAGCAGTGCTGCGATTGACCTGGGGGACAAGAAGCGGGCCTATCGTCGCAATGGCGTCCAGGAATACCTGGTCTGGAGGGTCTACGATCGCCAGATTGACTGGTTCAGGCTACAGGATGGGGATTATGTATCGCTGCCTGTTGATGAACAGGGGATTATGCGAAGTCAAGTCTTTCCAGGATTGTGGCTGGCAGTGAGTGCCATGCTGTCAGGAGAGATGCAGGCAGTGCTGGCCGCTTTAAATCTGGGCCTGAGTTCTACTGAGTACCTTGTATTCAAGCAGAGGTTAGCAATACCGCAGTCATAG
- a CDS encoding MFS transporter, with translation MGTFIILWLGQMASAVGSSMTYFALTLWVWQQTQSATAIALILFFYQLPQIAIALFSGLLVDRVSRKRLLLLSDSGAACCTLSVGLLAAAHILQIWHIYLIAAIIGCFGNIQSLTYSVIIPAIVPKQHHTRAISMGAMLHYGAGILAPALAGILYPHFGLLGITLIDLATFLIAILTLLALSIPKTQSQDSGEETGSAKPDQQLWQNVTFGFRYIASHPSLLAMVFALSAFSFVNNIGETLYQPLILARTGGNGQILGMVVAASGIGGVIGAIGLSLWSGFRRRVFGLLLGFIGTGFSHLLLGIGQFPAIWAIARFGVSLHNPLIFSSYMAIWYAKIAPDLQGRVLAADYLIGLVIESLASLAAGLLADRIFTPAMQSGTWVFRLLSPVVGVGGGSGIALLYVIAAIFIVLIGVGGFTIGQLRAAEALMPDYKAVEAQPRSR, from the coding sequence ATGGGAACTTTTATCATTCTCTGGTTGGGGCAAATGGCCTCTGCAGTAGGGAGTAGCATGACCTACTTTGCCCTGACTCTGTGGGTCTGGCAACAGACCCAATCTGCAACCGCGATCGCCCTGATTCTCTTCTTCTATCAACTTCCCCAGATTGCGATCGCCCTCTTTTCTGGGCTGCTGGTGGATCGGGTTTCTCGCAAACGGCTGTTGCTTCTGAGTGACAGTGGTGCGGCTTGCTGTACTCTTTCTGTCGGACTTCTGGCGGCTGCTCACATCCTCCAGATCTGGCACATTTACCTGATCGCTGCCATCATTGGCTGTTTTGGAAACATCCAATCCCTCACCTATTCCGTCATTATTCCAGCCATTGTCCCCAAACAACACCACACGCGCGCCATCAGCATGGGTGCAATGCTCCACTATGGAGCAGGAATTCTGGCTCCTGCTCTGGCTGGAATCCTATATCCCCACTTTGGGCTGTTGGGAATCACGCTAATTGATCTGGCCACCTTTTTAATTGCAATTCTGACCCTGCTGGCATTGTCCATCCCTAAAACCCAGTCGCAAGACTCTGGAGAGGAAACTGGGTCTGCCAAACCCGATCAACAACTTTGGCAGAATGTCACGTTCGGATTTCGCTATATTGCTTCCCACCCCAGTTTGCTGGCCATGGTATTCGCCCTATCTGCTTTTTCCTTCGTCAACAATATCGGTGAAACCTTGTATCAGCCACTTATTCTGGCGCGAACAGGGGGAAATGGTCAGATTCTAGGCATGGTGGTGGCAGCATCAGGGATCGGGGGGGTGATTGGGGCGATCGGATTGAGCCTGTGGAGCGGATTTCGGCGACGGGTCTTTGGCCTGTTACTGGGATTCATCGGCACCGGGTTCAGTCACCTCTTATTGGGGATTGGACAATTCCCAGCAATCTGGGCGATCGCCCGGTTTGGGGTATCCCTACACAATCCCCTGATTTTTAGTTCCTACATGGCCATCTGGTATGCCAAAATCGCGCCTGACCTGCAAGGGCGAGTTCTGGCGGCTGATTATTTGATTGGTCTGGTGATTGAATCCCTGGCCAGTCTGGCCGCTGGCCTGTTAGCCGATCGAATTTTCACCCCTGCAATGCAATCAGGTACATGGGTTTTCCGCCTGCTCAGTCCTGTGGTGGGGGTTGGCGGTGGCAGTGGCATTGCCCTACTCTATGTCATTGCGGCAATTTTCATCGTGCTGATTGGGGTAGGTGGTTTCACCATAGGGCAACTGCGAGCGGCTGAAGCGCTGATGCCAGACTACAAAGCGGTTGAGGCACAACCCCGATCGCGCTAG
- a CDS encoding sucrase ferredoxin — MTSIEITTPDDIADCRYCSVVSRANGEDPIGTANPFDTLLVMEISQPWTEERLLANPVLKQIHDLFHEIHDQQLPVAIMAIAPDRAYSVPNRHRVMCYQRPSQPFAEFNRQEFLVSEHQLAELAFGLVQNPDHLPAFAADRQPWSPLRDIMVCTHGNVDIACARFGSPIYERLRKQYASDRLRVWRCSHFGGHQFAPTLMDLPTGHVWGHLEPEILDVLVHRDQDVTGLRQFYRGWVGLTRFEQMVEREIWMQEGWPWLNYAKSGQVLAQDPDNEAENADWAELRLEFAAPDGTVTGAYEARVEACGTVETVWNSGEDPIAVKQYRVSRCDRVA, encoded by the coding sequence ATGACCTCCATCGAAATAACTACTCCAGATGACATCGCCGACTGCAGATACTGCTCCGTCGTTTCCAGGGCCAATGGGGAGGATCCCATTGGAACAGCCAACCCCTTTGATACCCTCCTGGTCATGGAAATTTCTCAGCCCTGGACTGAAGAACGTCTGTTGGCGAATCCGGTGTTGAAGCAAATTCACGATTTATTCCACGAAATCCATGATCAACAGCTTCCTGTGGCGATCATGGCGATCGCACCCGATCGGGCCTATTCAGTCCCCAATCGGCATCGGGTGATGTGTTACCAGCGCCCCAGCCAACCCTTTGCTGAGTTTAACCGCCAGGAATTCTTAGTCTCGGAACATCAACTTGCAGAACTGGCTTTTGGACTGGTGCAAAACCCTGATCATCTGCCTGCCTTTGCGGCCGATCGACAACCCTGGTCTCCCCTGCGCGATATCATGGTTTGCACCCATGGCAATGTGGACATTGCCTGCGCCCGGTTTGGATCTCCGATTTACGAGCGACTCCGTAAACAGTATGCCTCCGATCGTCTACGAGTCTGGCGCTGTTCCCACTTCGGTGGACATCAATTTGCCCCAACCCTGATGGATCTGCCTACAGGTCACGTCTGGGGCCATCTGGAACCTGAAATCCTCGATGTGCTGGTACACCGCGATCAAGACGTAACTGGGCTGCGGCAATTTTATCGTGGTTGGGTTGGGTTGACCCGGTTTGAGCAAATGGTCGAGCGTGAAATCTGGATGCAGGAAGGTTGGCCATGGCTGAATTACGCCAAATCTGGCCAAGTCCTGGCCCAAGATCCAGATAACGAAGCCGAGAATGCTGATTGGGCAGAGCTTCGATTGGAGTTCGCTGCCCCTGATGGTACGGTCACTGGGGCCTATGAAGCCCGGGTTGAAGCCTGCGGTACCGTGGAAACGGTCTGGAATTCTGGAGAGGACCCGATCGCGGTGAAACAGTATCGAGTCAGTCGTTGCGATCGGGTTGCTTGA
- a CDS encoding iron-siderophore ABC transporter substrate-binding protein — translation MIRRAGLARLLRFLVFGLLMVMAIVSCQAQVDRGRDSPLPISSSEPTDCRTIPHVMGKTRICGQPQRIAILGPYLLETLLALKVQPVGFADHIGFHRGDYNDPSQQIPYLGDQISQPLVNMGIAYNPSIEAILKVKPDLILGTATNNLAHYETLSKIAPTLLLKYDEPDVNLRTIAKAVNRSEQAQQLLLETRQKIATARNAFAPIVAKYPKLLLLSSPQLREIYLGYSSHGLCSTLLEDLGFQLIAPAGFRRPKQPVPVPISLEALPQLDHADLIVLLGHNFSDLKEFQNTDSFESYQLNPLKQAWARNGITQALNASQAGRVYFIPAYLCLGLPGPIGTDLYLDRLKQQLLTSQ, via the coding sequence ATGATCAGGCGAGCGGGATTGGCCAGACTACTGCGATTTCTGGTATTCGGGCTACTGATGGTCATGGCGATCGTCTCCTGTCAGGCCCAGGTCGATCGAGGGCGGGATAGTCCCCTCCCAATTTCATCATCAGAACCCACGGACTGTCGCACTATTCCCCATGTCATGGGTAAGACCAGGATCTGCGGCCAGCCACAGCGGATCGCCATCCTCGGACCTTACCTGTTGGAGACATTGCTGGCCCTGAAGGTTCAACCCGTGGGGTTTGCTGACCATATCGGATTCCACCGAGGAGACTACAATGACCCGAGTCAGCAGATCCCCTATCTGGGGGATCAGATTTCCCAGCCTCTGGTGAACATGGGCATTGCTTATAACCCTTCGATCGAGGCTATTCTCAAAGTCAAACCCGATTTAATTTTGGGCACCGCAACGAACAATCTGGCTCATTATGAAACCCTGTCCAAAATTGCACCCACCCTGTTGCTCAAGTATGACGAGCCAGATGTCAATCTCAGGACGATCGCTAAAGCTGTCAATCGCAGTGAACAAGCTCAGCAACTGCTGCTGGAAACCAGGCAAAAAATTGCAACGGCTCGCAACGCATTTGCCCCCATTGTGGCTAAATATCCCAAACTGCTCTTACTGAGTTCCCCCCAACTACGTGAGATTTATTTAGGCTACAGTTCCCATGGTCTTTGTAGTACCTTACTGGAAGATTTAGGATTTCAGCTCATTGCCCCTGCTGGGTTCCGCAGACCTAAGCAGCCAGTTCCTGTGCCCATTTCTCTGGAAGCATTGCCTCAACTTGATCATGCTGACCTGATCGTTTTGTTGGGTCATAATTTCAGCGATCTGAAGGAGTTCCAAAACACAGATAGCTTTGAAAGCTATCAACTGAACCCTCTCAAGCAAGCCTGGGCCAGGAATGGGATTACCCAGGCCCTGAACGCCAGTCAAGCTGGACGAGTCTATTTCATTCCGGCCTATCTTTGTCTGGGGTTACCGGGTCCCATTGGCACTGATCTCTATCTCGACAGACTTAAACAGCAACTTCTGACTTCACAGTAA
- a CDS encoding TonB-dependent siderophore receptor, translating to MAQPVQAQALQPSNAISYGRDGNRPAKTLQEWRSQIDAVTVAITQIRLNPTETGGLEIILETQDNKVLLVDATKFRAEGSTLIAEISSTVLALPNGQAFNADNPTDEVAIVRVVQLDAATIRITVTGKTALPTQEVVLKTGSFAYSLNPEAGEPDEEIVVTGERQRGYVVPNATTATRTDTSILDTPQSIQVIPQQIFRDQQIIRVDDALRNVSNVVGRLNPFGASTSLTIRGFTADNFTAGAILRDGFRVTDNLGTQETANIERIEVLKGPSSVLYGQNDPGGIINLVTKRPLADPFYKLEFQAGSFGLIRPSIDISGPLTDDRGLRYRLNLAYQRETGFRDFTVNTERFFIAPVLSWDISEQTNLSLVLEYTDEKNPFDLGLPALGNRVANVPRNRVIGDRGDFLNNRALTLGYDLKHKINSNWTLNHGLRYVTQNYNVFPALPFFVDQATGDVTLFFADREYRSDDYSIQTNVVGKFETGSIRHTLLAGIDLNFNRFDEQFTRVDFTTPLILNIFNPVYGTVPRPDLSAVQPFAPFDTEYDRIGVFLQDQVAFSDSFILVGSLRYDSINFRIAPDYDPNQTNRSDQVWSPRIGLIYKPVETVSLYTNYAQSFKPNFGRTAAGSPLEAEKSRGFEIGAKTELLNGKMFLTLAYFDIAKQNVATPDPTNPFFSVTTGEQLSQGVELDVAGEILPGWNIIASYAYTDARVTRDNNIPVGNRLFNAPFHSAGLWTTYEIQQGELQGLGFGFGINYVGSRFGDLANSFELGDYLLTNLALFYKRDRWRLGLNINNLFDVNYTSSSFNGRNFGNAPGAPFNVIGTLAVEF from the coding sequence ATGGCGCAGCCTGTGCAGGCCCAGGCTCTTCAGCCATCAAATGCGATCTCCTATGGGCGAGATGGGAATCGTCCTGCCAAGACACTCCAAGAATGGCGATCGCAAATTGATGCCGTAACGGTAGCCATCACTCAAATTCGCCTTAACCCGACTGAAACGGGTGGCCTGGAAATTATCCTGGAAACCCAGGACAATAAAGTGTTGCTTGTCGATGCCACAAAGTTCCGGGCAGAGGGCAGTACCCTGATTGCGGAGATTTCTAGCACGGTCCTGGCCCTCCCCAATGGACAGGCGTTCAATGCCGATAATCCTACTGATGAGGTTGCTATTGTCCGTGTGGTGCAATTGGATGCTGCTACCATTCGCATTACGGTCACTGGCAAAACGGCATTACCCACCCAGGAAGTCGTGCTGAAAACCGGCTCCTTTGCCTATAGTCTCAACCCGGAAGCGGGCGAACCGGATGAGGAAATTGTGGTGACGGGGGAAAGACAACGAGGCTATGTTGTCCCCAACGCCACCACAGCCACCCGCACTGATACATCTATTCTCGATACACCCCAGTCGATTCAGGTCATACCTCAACAGATTTTTAGAGACCAGCAGATTATTCGAGTGGATGATGCCCTGCGGAATGTCAGTAATGTTGTAGGCCGACTGAATCCCTTTGGAGCCAGTACCAGTCTGACTATTCGGGGCTTTACTGCTGATAATTTTACGGCTGGGGCTATTTTGCGGGACGGGTTCCGAGTGACTGATAATCTAGGTACTCAGGAAACTGCCAACATTGAACGGATTGAAGTCCTGAAGGGTCCCTCTTCTGTTCTTTATGGGCAAAATGATCCGGGCGGTATTATCAACTTGGTGACCAAGCGCCCCCTGGCAGACCCCTTCTACAAACTTGAATTCCAGGCAGGTAGTTTTGGGCTAATTCGCCCTAGTATCGACATCTCTGGCCCTTTAACGGACGATCGTGGGCTGCGTTATCGTTTGAATCTCGCCTACCAGCGTGAGACTGGATTCCGAGACTTCACCGTCAATACGGAACGCTTTTTTATTGCACCTGTTTTGAGTTGGGATATTAGTGAGCAGACTAATCTCTCCCTCGTGCTGGAGTATACCGATGAAAAAAATCCTTTCGATCTGGGTCTACCTGCCCTTGGCAACCGGGTGGCCAATGTGCCCCGCAACCGGGTGATTGGGGATCGGGGGGATTTCTTAAACAACCGTGCTCTCACTTTGGGCTATGACCTGAAGCATAAAATCAACAGTAACTGGACTTTGAACCATGGCTTGCGTTATGTCACCCAGAACTACAACGTATTTCCTGCCCTCCCCTTCTTTGTAGACCAGGCCACAGGGGATGTCACTCTGTTTTTCGCAGACCGGGAATATCGTTCTGATGACTACTCCATCCAAACAAATGTGGTGGGCAAATTTGAGACGGGTTCGATTCGCCATACTCTGCTGGCGGGAATTGACTTGAACTTCAATCGGTTTGATGAACAATTCACCCGAGTTGACTTTACTACCCCGCTCATCTTGAACATCTTTAACCCGGTCTATGGCACAGTTCCTCGACCAGACTTAAGTGCTGTCCAGCCTTTTGCTCCCTTTGATACCGAGTACGATCGCATTGGGGTGTTCCTCCAGGATCAGGTTGCCTTCAGTGATAGCTTCATTCTGGTAGGGAGTTTGCGTTATGACAGCATCAATTTCCGGATCGCACCAGATTATGACCCCAATCAGACGAACCGATCCGATCAGGTCTGGAGTCCTCGGATTGGCTTGATTTATAAGCCTGTAGAGACAGTGTCCCTCTATACTAACTATGCGCAATCCTTCAAACCCAATTTTGGCCGAACTGCCGCTGGCAGTCCTTTAGAAGCAGAAAAATCCAGGGGATTTGAAATTGGTGCCAAAACGGAACTTTTGAATGGCAAAATGTTTCTCACCCTGGCCTATTTCGATATCGCTAAACAAAATGTGGCAACCCCCGACCCCACCAACCCATTCTTCTCTGTCACCACCGGGGAGCAACTGAGCCAGGGAGTTGAGCTGGATGTTGCTGGAGAGATTTTGCCCGGTTGGAATATCATTGCCAGTTACGCCTACACGGATGCCAGAGTCACGCGAGACAACAATATTCCAGTAGGGAATCGGTTGTTTAATGCGCCCTTCCATAGTGCTGGCCTCTGGACAACCTACGAAATTCAACAGGGCGAACTGCAGGGGTTAGGTTTCGGGTTTGGCATCAATTATGTGGGGAGCCGCTTTGGGGATCTAGCCAATTCTTTTGAATTGGGTGACTATTTGCTGACAAACCTGGCCCTATTCTATAAGCGCGATCGCTGGCGTTTGGGGTTGAATATTAACAATCTGTTTGATGTGAACTACACCAGTAGCAGCTTTAATGGTCGCAACTTTGGCAATGCCCCAGGAGCCCCCTTCAATGTGATTGGTACCTTGGCTGTGGAGTTTTGA